In a genomic window of Lonchura striata isolate bLonStr1 chromosome 4, bLonStr1.mat, whole genome shotgun sequence:
- the PAIP2B gene encoding polyadenylate-binding protein-interacting protein 2B isoform X1 — translation MGSFPKFPQNSQIPESSRMNGSELASTTASNPKSKEDPAGNGLQEKEKNPFAEYMWMENEEDFDRQVEEELQEQEFLDRCFQEMLEEEEERDWFIPARDLPQGMGQLQQQLRDGADDILSKSTLNPDAKEFVPGVKY, via the exons ATGGGAtccttcccaaaattcccccaaaattcccaaatcccagagtcCTCGAGGATGAATGGCTCCGAGCTCGCCAGCACCACGGCGtccaatcccaaatccaagGAGGATCCGGCTGGGAATGGGCtccaggagaaggagaagaatcCCTTCGCCGAGTACATGTGGATGGAGAACGAGGAGGACTTCGACCGGCAG gtggaggaggagctgcaggagcaggaattcctggatCGCTGCTTCCAGGAgatgctggaggaggaggaggagcgggaTTGGTTCATCCCGGCGCGGGATCTCCcgcagggaatggggcagctccagcagcagctccgcgACGGCGCCGACGACATCCTG agcAAAAGCACCTTGAATCCAGACGCCAAGGAATTCGTTCCCGGAGTGAAATACTGA
- the PAIP2B gene encoding polyadenylate-binding protein-interacting protein 2B isoform X2, producing MNGSELASTTASNPKSKEDPAGNGLQEKEKNPFAEYMWMENEEDFDRQVEEELQEQEFLDRCFQEMLEEEEERDWFIPARDLPQGMGQLQQQLRDGADDILSKSTLNPDAKEFVPGVKY from the exons ATGAATGGCTCCGAGCTCGCCAGCACCACGGCGtccaatcccaaatccaagGAGGATCCGGCTGGGAATGGGCtccaggagaaggagaagaatcCCTTCGCCGAGTACATGTGGATGGAGAACGAGGAGGACTTCGACCGGCAG gtggaggaggagctgcaggagcaggaattcctggatCGCTGCTTCCAGGAgatgctggaggaggaggaggagcgggaTTGGTTCATCCCGGCGCGGGATCTCCcgcagggaatggggcagctccagcagcagctccgcgACGGCGCCGACGACATCCTG agcAAAAGCACCTTGAATCCAGACGCCAAGGAATTCGTTCCCGGAGTGAAATACTGA